A genomic region of Jaculus jaculus isolate mJacJac1 chromosome 10, mJacJac1.mat.Y.cur, whole genome shotgun sequence contains the following coding sequences:
- the LOC123464072 gene encoding NADH dehydrogenase [ubiquinone] flavoprotein 2, mitochondrial-like, whose product MLSLALRARAAGLAVQWGRHTRNLHKTAAQNGAGGALFVHRDTPENNPDTPFDFTPENYKRIEAIVKNYPEGHKAAAVLPVLDLAQRQNGWLPISAMNKVAEVLQVPPMRVYEVATFYTMYNRKPVGKYHIQVCTTTPCMLRNSDSILETIQQKLGIKVGETTPDKLFTLIEVECLGACVNAPMVQINDNYYEDLTPKDIEEIIDELKAGKTPKPGPRSGRFSCEPAGGLTSLTEPPKGPGFGV is encoded by the coding sequence ATGTTGTCCTTGGCGCTCCGGGCCCGGGCCGCGGGCCTCGCGGTGCAGTGGGGACGACATACAAGGAATTTGCATAAGACAGCTGCGCAGAATGGTGCTGGAGGAGCCTTATTTGTGCACAGAGATACTCCTGAGAATAACCCAGATACACCATTTGATTTCACACCAGAAAACTACAAGAGGATAGAGGCAATTGTTAAGAACTACCCAGAAGGGCATAAAGCGGCAGCTGTGCTTCCGGTCCTGGATTTAGCCCAGAGGCAGAATGGATGGCTGCCCATCTCTGCTATGAACAAGGTTGCAGAAGTCTTACAAGTACCTCCAATGAGAGTGTATGAAGTAGCGACTTTTTACACAATGTATAATCGGAAGCCAGTTGGAAAGTATCACATTCAGGTCTGCACTACTACACCTTGCATGCTTCGGAACTCTGACAGTATACTGGAGACCATTCAGCAAAAGCTTGGAATAAAAGTTGGAGAAACTACACCTGATAAACTTTTCACACTTATAGAGGTCGAATGCTTAGGAGCTTGTGTAAATGCACCAATGGTTCAAATAAATGACAACTACTATGAGGATCTAACACCAAAGGATATCGAAGAAATTATTGATGAGCTCAAAGCTGGCAAAACCCCAAAACCTGGGCCAAGGAGTGGACGTTTCTCTTGTGAGCCAGCTGGAGGTCTTACCTCCTTGACTGAACCACCCAAAGGACCCGGCTTTGGTGTGTAA